A window of the Janthinobacterium agaricidamnosum NBRC 102515 = DSM 9628 genome harbors these coding sequences:
- a CDS encoding fumarylacetoacetate hydrolase family protein has protein sequence MKLATLKSGSRDGALVVVSRDLTQYQAVPAIAASLQAALDHWDALAPQLEQVYAALNSGNAPDARPFDEALCHSPLPRAYQWADGSAYINHVELVRKARNAEVPASFYTDPLMYQGGSDSFIGPRDPIFALSEAWGIDLEAEVAVITGDVAMGAGVADAAAAIRLVMLVNDVSLRNLIPGELAKGFGFFQSKAASAFSPVAVTPDELGRHWADNKVHLPLLVQLNRQPFGKPNAGEDMTFDFGQLVAHAAATRELIAGTIVGSGTVSNKQGSLFGSSIDNGGVGYCCLAEVRMYETIEHGAPKTSFLKFGDSVRIEMLDTDGVSIFGAIEQTVAPYRGRA, from the coding sequence ATGAAATTGGCAACATTAAAAAGCGGCAGCCGCGACGGCGCGCTGGTGGTGGTCAGCCGCGACCTGACGCAATATCAAGCCGTGCCGGCCATCGCGGCCAGCCTGCAAGCCGCGCTCGACCACTGGGATGCGCTGGCCCCGCAACTGGAGCAGGTGTATGCCGCGTTGAATAGCGGCAACGCGCCGGACGCCCGGCCATTCGACGAGGCCCTGTGCCATTCGCCGTTGCCGCGCGCCTACCAGTGGGCCGACGGCTCGGCCTACATCAATCACGTCGAGCTGGTGCGCAAGGCGCGCAACGCCGAAGTGCCGGCCTCGTTTTATACCGATCCGCTGATGTACCAGGGCGGTTCGGACAGCTTTATCGGTCCGCGCGATCCGATCTTCGCCTTGTCGGAAGCGTGGGGCATCGACCTGGAGGCGGAAGTGGCGGTGATCACCGGCGACGTGGCGATGGGAGCCGGCGTGGCCGATGCGGCCGCGGCGATCCGGCTGGTGATGCTGGTCAACGATGTGTCGCTGCGCAATTTGATTCCCGGAGAACTGGCCAAGGGTTTCGGCTTCTTCCAGTCGAAGGCGGCCAGCGCGTTTTCGCCGGTGGCGGTCACGCCCGATGAATTGGGGCGGCACTGGGCCGATAATAAAGTGCACTTGCCATTGCTGGTGCAATTGAACCGGCAGCCGTTCGGCAAGCCGAACGCCGGCGAGGACATGACCTTCGATTTTGGCCAGTTGGTGGCGCATGCCGCCGCGACCCGCGAATTGATCGCCGGCACCATTGTCGGTTCCGGCACGGTGTCGAACAAGCAGGGCAGCCTGTTTGGTTCCAGCATCGACAACGGCGGCGTCGGTTATTGCTGCCTGGCCGAAGTGCGCATGTATGAAACCATCGAACATGGCGCACCCAAAACTTCCTTCCTGAAATTCGGCGACAGCGTGCGCATCGAAATGCTGGATACGGACGGCGTCAGCATTTTCGGCGCCATCGAGCAGACCGTCGCGCCGTACCGGGGGCGTGCCTGA
- a CDS encoding VOC family protein yields the protein MKIKQIHHVAYRCIDARQTVEWYGKHLNMDFVLAIAEDRVPSTKAPDPYMHVFLDAGHGNVLAFFELPTQAPMDRDRNTPAWVQHLALEVDSMDDLLAAKERLLAGGIEVLGPVNHTIFQSIYFFDPNGHRLELAANTATPQMKKQLDDVKWAMLEEWSLTRRAPKHAAWMHQSA from the coding sequence ATGAAAATCAAGCAAATCCACCATGTGGCTTACCGCTGCATCGACGCCAGGCAAACCGTCGAGTGGTATGGCAAACACTTGAATATGGACTTTGTGCTGGCCATCGCCGAAGACCGGGTGCCGTCGACCAAGGCGCCGGACCCGTACATGCACGTGTTCCTCGACGCCGGCCACGGCAATGTGCTGGCGTTTTTCGAATTGCCGACCCAGGCGCCGATGGACCGCGACCGCAACACCCCGGCCTGGGTGCAGCATCTGGCGCTGGAAGTCGACAGCATGGATGACTTGCTGGCCGCCAAGGAACGCCTGCTGGCGGGCGGCATCGAGGTGCTGGGTCCCGTCAATCACACGATCTTCCAGTCGATCTATTTCTTCGACCCGAACGGCCACCGCCTGGAATTGGCGGCCAATACCGCCACGCCGCAAATGAAAAAGCAACTGGACGATGTCAAATGGGCGATGCTGGAAGAGTGGTCCTTGACCCGCCGCGCGCCCAAGCATGCGGCCTGGATGCATCAGTCTGCTTAA
- a CDS encoding LacI family DNA-binding transcriptional regulator — MPSDNIAMRKSDSGLTMEDLARLAGVSKITVSRALRDSPLVTPETRAKIRQIANEQGYLLNVSARNLRMRRSYSVAVVVEMAPDKSRPMSGPYPLELLGGITQELTTAGYSVVLTSKQLMGTAPVQGADGLILLGQGSHSEAVRFLQRAGLPLVVWGAPEAGADYIVVGSDNRNGGASAAGRFLEQGRKQLIFLGDVDHAEMRERCAGFIEALHGQAMVHIVRPKAFTFEAGFDSVTALLKKNGAVFDGLFAVSDLLAMGAIRALAEKGLRVPEDMAVIGYDDTPGAVSCMPPLSSVHQYLHDGGVLLARKMLGLIHGDSVSSEMLPTTLMVRQT, encoded by the coding sequence ATGCCTTCGGACAATATCGCCATGCGTAAGAGCGACTCGGGGCTGACGATGGAAGACCTGGCCCGGCTGGCCGGCGTGTCCAAGATCACGGTCTCGCGCGCGCTGCGCGACAGCCCGCTGGTGACGCCGGAGACGCGCGCAAAAATCCGCCAGATCGCCAACGAACAGGGCTACCTGCTGAACGTGAGCGCGCGCAATCTGCGCATGCGCCGCAGTTATTCGGTGGCGGTGGTGGTCGAGATGGCGCCGGATAAAAGCCGGCCGATGTCGGGTCCGTATCCGCTTGAACTATTGGGCGGCATCACGCAGGAATTGACCACCGCCGGTTACAGCGTGGTGCTGACGTCGAAGCAGTTGATGGGCACCGCGCCGGTACAGGGCGCAGACGGCCTGATCCTGCTGGGCCAGGGCTCGCACAGCGAAGCGGTGCGGTTTTTACAGCGCGCCGGCCTGCCGCTGGTGGTCTGGGGCGCGCCGGAGGCCGGCGCCGACTACATCGTGGTCGGCAGCGACAACCGCAACGGCGGCGCCAGCGCCGCCGGGCGCTTCCTGGAACAGGGCCGCAAGCAGCTGATTTTCCTTGGCGACGTCGACCACGCGGAGATGCGCGAGCGCTGCGCCGGTTTCATCGAGGCGCTGCACGGCCAGGCGATGGTGCATATCGTACGGCCGAAGGCGTTCACGTTCGAAGCCGGTTTCGACAGCGTGACGGCGCTGCTGAAAAAAAACGGCGCCGTGTTCGACGGCCTGTTTGCCGTCAGCGACTTGCTGGCGATGGGGGCGATACGCGCGCTGGCCGAAAAGGGCTTGCGGGTGCCGGAAGACATGGCCGTGATCGGTTACGACGACACGCCCGGCGCCGTCAGTTGCATGCCGCCGCTGAGCAGCGTGCACCAGTACCTGCACGATGGCGGCGTGCTGCTGGCGCGAAAAATGTTGGGCCTGATCCATGGCGATAGCGTCAGCTCCGAAATGTTGCCTACGACCTTGATGGTGCGCCAGACCTGA
- a CDS encoding MFS transporter has translation MKNQRILLILLLIYFVFAILLNSVGTVILQIIGNYGASKASASVLEGFKDLPIAVVSFLLASFLPRIGYKKAMLGGLAIVTGACVAMPLLPSFLTTKMLFLCIGVAFALVKVSVYSTVGLITSDRRQHASTMNTLEGFFMVGVLSAYWVFGYFIDSGNPKSHSWLQVYWLLAALCALTFLLLLATPFDEHSAQLPAGRSIAQDFSAMLKLFFKPLVCVFVLTAFLYVLIEQSVGTWLPTFNNEILKLPTAMSVEVTSIFAAGLALGRLLAGVLLRKLNWYPVMNGCVIGMAAMVLLALPLTHDVVLDPHVTWATAPLATFLFPLIGLFMAPIYPGINSVMLSSLPKNQHSSMTGLLVIFSALGGTTGSLITGYVFGNFSGHFAFYLTLVPISIVLVTLFFFKRAVEQNPGVLPVLSH, from the coding sequence GTGAAAAACCAACGCATATTGCTCATCCTGCTGCTGATCTATTTCGTCTTCGCCATCCTGCTCAACAGTGTCGGGACGGTGATCTTACAAATCATCGGCAACTATGGCGCGAGCAAGGCCAGCGCCAGCGTGCTGGAGGGCTTCAAGGACTTGCCGATCGCCGTCGTCTCGTTTTTGCTGGCCTCCTTCCTGCCGCGCATCGGCTATAAAAAAGCGATGCTGGGCGGGCTGGCCATCGTCACCGGCGCCTGCGTCGCAATGCCGCTGCTGCCCTCCTTCCTGACCACCAAGATGCTGTTTTTATGCATCGGCGTGGCATTCGCACTGGTCAAGGTGTCGGTGTATTCGACCGTGGGCCTGATCACCAGCGACCGCCGCCAGCACGCCAGCACGATGAATACGCTGGAGGGATTTTTCATGGTCGGCGTGCTCAGCGCCTACTGGGTATTCGGCTACTTCATCGATTCGGGCAACCCGAAATCGCACAGCTGGCTGCAGGTGTACTGGCTGCTGGCGGCGTTGTGCGCGCTGACCTTCCTGCTGCTGCTGGCGACGCCGTTCGACGAGCACAGCGCGCAGTTGCCGGCCGGGCGCAGCATCGCCCAGGACTTCTCCGCCATGCTCAAGCTGTTCTTCAAGCCGCTGGTGTGCGTGTTCGTGCTGACCGCCTTCCTGTACGTGCTGATCGAGCAGAGCGTGGGTACGTGGCTGCCGACCTTCAATAATGAAATCCTCAAGCTGCCGACCGCGATGAGCGTCGAAGTGACCAGTATTTTCGCGGCCGGCCTGGCGCTCGGGCGCCTGCTGGCCGGCGTGCTGCTGCGCAAGCTGAACTGGTACCCGGTCATGAACGGCTGCGTCATCGGCATGGCCGCAATGGTGCTGCTGGCGCTGCCGCTGACCCACGACGTGGTGCTCGACCCGCACGTGACGTGGGCCACGGCGCCGCTGGCGACCTTCCTGTTTCCGCTGATCGGCCTGTTCATGGCGCCGATTTACCCCGGCATCAACTCGGTCATGCTCAGCTCCCTGCCCAAGAACCAGCATTCGTCCATGACCGGTTTGCTGGTGATTTTCTCCGCCTTGGGCGGCACCACCGGCTCGCTGATCACCGGTTATGTGTTTGGCAATTTCAGCGGTCATTTCGCGTTTTACCTGACCCTGGTGCCGATTTCCATTGTGCTGGTCACCTTGTTTTTCTTCAAAAGGGCAGTCGAACAGAACCCCGGCGTGCTGCCGGTCCTGTCGCATTAA
- the pgmB gene encoding beta-phosphoglucomutase — translation MHTSRFKAVIFDLDGVITDTAHYHFLAWKRLADSQHVPFDAAFNEHLKGIDRMGSLDLILASSTKPYTAAEKLALADDKNRHYQQLIETMSADNLLPGAAQALKAVRAAGLKIGLASVSKNAFTVLERLGITGAFDYVVDAARIARGKPDPEIFLKAASELRVAPGDCLGVEDAVAGVAAIKAAGMYALGIGRPEVLTQADLVITGLDQFDLQRYR, via the coding sequence ATGCACACCAGCCGATTCAAAGCTGTCATTTTCGACCTCGACGGCGTCATCACCGACACCGCGCACTACCATTTCCTGGCCTGGAAGCGGCTGGCCGACAGCCAGCACGTGCCGTTCGACGCCGCCTTCAACGAGCACCTGAAAGGAATCGACCGCATGGGATCGCTGGACCTGATCCTGGCGTCATCGACCAAGCCGTACACGGCGGCTGAAAAACTGGCCCTGGCCGATGACAAGAACCGCCACTACCAGCAGTTGATCGAGACGATGTCGGCCGACAACCTGCTGCCGGGCGCGGCGCAGGCGCTGAAGGCGGTGCGTGCAGCCGGCCTGAAAATCGGCCTGGCCTCGGTCAGCAAGAACGCTTTCACCGTGCTGGAGCGGCTCGGCATCACCGGTGCCTTCGACTACGTAGTCGACGCGGCACGCATCGCCAGGGGCAAGCCGGACCCGGAGATATTCCTGAAGGCGGCGTCGGAGTTGCGCGTGGCGCCCGGCGACTGCCTCGGCGTCGAGGATGCAGTGGCGGGCGTGGCGGCGATCAAGGCGGCCGGCATGTACGCGCTCGGCATCGGCCGGCCGGAGGTGCTGACCCAGGCCGACCTGGTGATCACCGGGCTCGACCAGTTCGACCTGCAGCGTTACCGGTAG
- a CDS encoding LysR family transcriptional regulator — protein sequence MSPSLRQMRALVALAKSGSFTLAAEHLHITQSALSGLIKELEQVTGVRVVERSTRKMQLSEIGRELYPLFDKMIQDLDGAMADIASRKALKKGMVRIAAPQMMACTLLPEVIAAYRQHYPEVQVRLVDCPVENVSGRVFSGEVDFGVGPERDTTPEIAAQVLFEMPFVLVFPEQHPLQQKPRLTWADVNDYPFIALQGQFTERLLRDMHGSFRDLSLNPSNEVTFMTTALAMVSTGLGITVCLPYAEPMVKLYRLRMRQLHEPELTRRFFVYSKNGRSLSPAADSLIAFLHKFVETHQWNVTAQRGTIADSAL from the coding sequence ATGAGTCCCAGCCTGCGCCAGATGCGCGCCCTTGTCGCGCTCGCCAAGAGCGGCAGTTTTACGCTGGCCGCCGAACACTTGCACATCACCCAATCGGCGCTGAGCGGCTTGATCAAGGAACTGGAACAAGTCACCGGCGTGCGTGTCGTCGAGCGTAGCACGCGCAAGATGCAGCTGTCTGAAATCGGCCGCGAACTGTATCCGCTGTTCGACAAGATGATCCAGGACCTCGATGGCGCGATGGCCGACATCGCCAGCCGCAAGGCGCTGAAAAAAGGCATGGTGCGCATCGCGGCGCCGCAAATGATGGCGTGCACGCTGTTGCCCGAAGTCATAGCCGCGTACCGCCAGCACTACCCGGAGGTGCAAGTGCGGCTGGTCGATTGCCCGGTGGAAAACGTATCGGGCCGCGTGTTCAGCGGCGAAGTCGATTTCGGCGTCGGCCCGGAGCGCGACACGACGCCGGAAATCGCCGCCCAGGTCTTGTTTGAAATGCCGTTCGTGCTGGTGTTCCCGGAACAGCATCCGCTGCAACAAAAACCGCGCCTTACCTGGGCCGACGTCAACGACTATCCGTTCATCGCGCTGCAAGGCCAATTCACCGAACGCCTGCTGCGCGACATGCATGGTTCCTTCCGCGATCTGTCCTTAAATCCAAGCAACGAAGTGACTTTCATGACCACCGCGCTGGCGATGGTCAGTACCGGGCTGGGCATCACCGTATGCCTGCCGTACGCCGAACCGATGGTCAAGCTGTATCGCTTGCGGATGCGCCAGTTGCACGAGCCGGAATTGACGCGGCGCTTTTTTGTCTACAGCAAGAACGGTCGCTCGCTGTCGCCGGCGGCCGACAGCCTGATCGCCTTCCTGCACAAATTTGTTGAAACTCATCAATGGAATGTGACGGCGCAGCGCGGCACGATAGCGGACAGCGCTTTATAA
- the maiA gene encoding maleylacetoacetate isomerase, which translates to MKLYTYFRSSAAYRVRIGLNLKGLPYESIPVHLLRSGGEQLLESYRNINPAALVPSLDDGGVILTQSLALLEYLDDAHPAVPLLPADAAGRARVRALAMILACDTHPLTNLRVLKYLKGELGVSEEAKQEWYRHWTADGLATLEAQLARDGRSGLFCHGDTPTQADCCLVPQIFNAERFHIDLAPYPTLVRINQHCVSLSAFIAAHPAQQSDAE; encoded by the coding sequence ATGAAGCTGTATACCTACTTCCGCAGTTCCGCCGCGTACCGGGTGCGGATCGGACTGAACCTGAAGGGCTTGCCTTACGAGAGCATTCCGGTGCACTTGCTGCGCAGCGGCGGCGAGCAATTGCTGGAGTCGTACCGCAACATCAATCCGGCCGCGCTGGTGCCGTCGCTGGACGATGGCGGCGTCATCCTGACCCAGTCGCTGGCGCTGCTGGAGTACCTCGATGACGCGCATCCCGCCGTGCCGCTGTTGCCGGCCGATGCGGCGGGCCGGGCGCGGGTGCGCGCGCTGGCGATGATACTCGCTTGCGACACCCATCCGCTGACCAATCTGCGGGTGCTGAAATACCTGAAGGGGGAGTTGGGTGTCAGCGAGGAAGCCAAGCAGGAATGGTATCGGCACTGGACCGCCGACGGGCTGGCGACGCTGGAGGCGCAGTTGGCGCGCGATGGCCGCAGCGGGCTGTTTTGCCATGGCGATACGCCGACGCAAGCCGATTGCTGCCTGGTGCCGCAAATCTTCAATGCCGAGCGTTTTCATATCGACCTGGCGCCGTATCCGACGCTGGTGCGCATCAACCAGCACTGCGTCAGCTTGTCGGCCTTCATCGCGGCGCATCCGGCGCAGCAAAGCGACGCCGAGTAA
- a CDS encoding glycoside hydrolase family 65 protein, which produces MDSSAKPKHTYPLDAWCIRETSFDTASHFLDETLFALGNGYIGLRGSYEDGYSGPAGSSLDGTYLNGFYDSETIHYPEAAYGLAKTNQFMLNVPNGKGIGLWIDDERFDLLQGTLEKYERTLDFRTGVLQRKVQWTSNQGRRVAIVSRRMVCFEHKHLYAIEYVVTPLNFSGRVQLVASLDGDVKNIEAGDDPRIGSAVSGPALQLVDSQQEEHFSALLQRTSNSGFSLVSATATELVHAGAHTPRLLKNGQRLEQSYEVHATEGQAVRLTKFGCYFSSRDYPGQELMSRSRDLLAQAQATGFHELLREQEQYLANFWQQADVEIAGDDALQQGIHFNQFHLLQSVGRDGKTNISAKGVTGEGYEGHYFWDTEIYIFPFFLYSKPEIARKLLEYRYAGLDQARARARQMSHQTGALYPWRTIAGEECSAYFPAGTAQYHINADIAYSIKLYVEASGDHDYLLKFGAEILMETARIWLGIGSYDRDGRFCINQVTGPDEYTALVNNNYYTNAMARMHLNFAADVAERIGAAEPEQFARIAALMALDPAEPAAWRRAAQLMRLPYDAALQIHAQDDSFLSKKVWDFANTPKEKYPLLLNYHPMVIYRHQVCKQADVVLALLLLSDEFSAEDKQRDFDYYEPLTTHDSSLSSCIYSIIASEIGYHDKAYDFFMETARLDLDDTHGNTHYGVHTAAMAGTWMGVAYGFAGMRVAHGALRFAPTLPAKWRHYTFKIHFKGALLQVRVEPGRTEYRLLQGDALRFSHHAEALELTLSAPVLSRA; this is translated from the coding sequence GTGGACTCGTCTGCCAAGCCAAAACACACCTATCCCCTCGATGCCTGGTGCATCCGCGAGACGTCGTTTGATACGGCATCGCATTTCCTCGACGAGACCCTGTTCGCGCTGGGCAACGGCTATATCGGCCTGCGCGGCAGCTACGAGGATGGCTACAGCGGACCGGCCGGCAGCTCGCTCGACGGCACTTACCTGAACGGCTTCTACGATTCCGAAACCATCCACTACCCGGAAGCGGCGTACGGCCTGGCCAAGACCAACCAGTTCATGCTCAATGTGCCGAACGGCAAAGGGATCGGCCTGTGGATAGACGACGAGCGCTTCGACCTGCTGCAGGGCACGCTCGAAAAATACGAGCGCACGCTGGACTTCCGCACCGGCGTGCTGCAGCGCAAGGTGCAATGGACCTCGAACCAGGGACGGCGCGTGGCTATCGTCAGCCGGCGCATGGTGTGCTTCGAGCACAAGCACCTGTATGCGATCGAATACGTGGTGACGCCGCTCAATTTCTCGGGCCGCGTGCAGCTGGTGGCCAGCCTCGACGGCGACGTCAAGAACATCGAAGCCGGCGACGATCCGCGCATCGGTTCGGCCGTCTCCGGCCCGGCGCTGCAACTGGTCGACAGCCAGCAGGAAGAGCATTTCTCGGCGCTGCTGCAACGCACCAGCAACAGCGGCTTCTCGCTGGTCAGCGCCACCGCGACCGAGCTGGTGCACGCCGGGGCGCATACGCCGCGGCTGCTGAAAAACGGCCAGCGCCTGGAGCAATCCTACGAGGTGCACGCCACTGAGGGACAGGCCGTACGCCTGACCAAGTTCGGCTGCTACTTTTCCTCGCGCGACTATCCGGGTCAAGAGCTGATGTCGCGCAGCCGCGACCTGCTGGCCCAGGCGCAGGCCACCGGCTTCCATGAACTGCTGAGGGAACAGGAGCAGTACCTGGCCAATTTCTGGCAGCAGGCCGACGTCGAAATCGCCGGCGACGACGCGCTGCAGCAAGGCATCCATTTCAACCAGTTCCACCTGCTGCAGTCGGTCGGGCGCGACGGCAAGACCAACATCTCGGCCAAGGGCGTCACCGGCGAAGGCTACGAGGGTCATTATTTCTGGGATACGGAAATCTATATCTTCCCGTTCTTCTTGTACAGCAAGCCGGAAATCGCCAGGAAACTGCTGGAATACCGCTACGCCGGGCTGGACCAGGCGCGCGCGCGGGCCCGCCAGATGTCGCACCAGACAGGCGCGCTGTATCCGTGGCGCACCATCGCGGGCGAGGAATGCTCGGCCTACTTCCCGGCCGGCACCGCGCAATACCATATCAACGCCGACATCGCCTATTCGATCAAGCTGTATGTCGAGGCCAGCGGCGACCACGATTACCTGCTCAAGTTCGGCGCCGAAATCCTGATGGAGACGGCGCGCATCTGGCTCGGCATCGGCAGCTACGACCGCGACGGGCGCTTCTGCATCAACCAGGTCACCGGGCCGGATGAATACACGGCGCTGGTCAACAACAATTACTACACCAACGCGATGGCGCGCATGCACCTGAACTTCGCCGCCGACGTGGCGGAGCGCATCGGCGCGGCCGAGCCGGAGCAATTCGCCCGCATCGCCGCGCTGATGGCGCTGGACCCGGCCGAGCCGGCGGCATGGCGCCGCGCCGCGCAGCTGATGAGACTGCCGTACGACGCGGCGCTGCAAATCCACGCCCAGGACGACAGTTTCCTGTCCAAGAAAGTATGGGATTTCGCCAATACGCCGAAGGAAAAATATCCGCTGCTGCTGAACTATCACCCGATGGTGATCTACCGCCACCAGGTGTGCAAGCAGGCCGACGTGGTGCTGGCCCTGCTGCTGCTCAGCGACGAGTTTTCAGCCGAGGACAAGCAGCGCGACTTCGACTACTACGAACCGCTGACCACCCACGATTCGTCGCTGTCGTCCTGCATCTACAGCATCATCGCTTCCGAGATCGGCTACCACGACAAGGCCTACGACTTCTTCATGGAAACCGCGCGGCTGGACCTGGACGACACCCACGGCAATACGCACTACGGCGTGCACACGGCGGCGATGGCCGGCACCTGGATGGGCGTGGCCTACGGCTTCGCCGGCATGCGCGTGGCGCACGGCGCGCTGCGCTTCGCGCCGACGCTGCCGGCCAAGTGGCGGCACTACACCTTCAAGATTCACTTCAAGGGCGCGCTGCTGCAGGTGCGGGTCGAACCGGGCCGCACTGAATACCGCCTGCTGCAAGGCGACGCGCTGCGCTTTTCGCACCATGCCGAGGCACTGGAATTGACACTGTCCGCGCCAGTGCTGTCGCGCGCCTGA
- a CDS encoding SIR2 family NAD-dependent protein deacylase: MTPEEARALGGLLEVGSTSFLITAAEDISQRMRDSSHGVFRGWLEDTIGKIVVPAAAPLPDILAALRNIPGLLATLNYDNLLEAATGYKPVTWDQSHQVQKVLRGEASQSVLHLHGHYEAPESVVLGQLSYDKVKNDAHASTVLRSFAIQHTLLFVGCGDTVLDPNFSRLIEWAKDALAEVAPQHYILCRSADTSGFQEKLRAAPWLQPLSYGDAYDDLAPFLQSLYSLTTVTASPISPNAPISPAPIPITDYDIATTPAICSERIKTSTELFNGTTQVDLSTSIEKLEKTELKKPTVDALFDIYSLPVEPYYEVRDLDAVIATATFGAHLWVSGASGVGKTAALQRLAVTSGWRVEHVILASFQNLDALALIAAICTQLYERIGMHDIIVPPVVDIVSILNHLDKIYSTIKDIQTLSIFVEEIPISQGEEYARFLELVYHITLSTGKAKHIRVVWMFSSIENPEKSINPKLKHFRERMQFIQIENWKDIDIRRLIVRIKKSGQIKISPENSKDLVLAANGIPRFVKMVLRRSRNEVASRRPFSAVINSVKKDL; the protein is encoded by the coding sequence ATGACGCCAGAGGAAGCTAGGGCGCTGGGAGGCTTGCTCGAAGTCGGCTCCACGTCTTTTTTAATTACCGCAGCCGAAGACATTTCACAGCGGATGAGAGATAGTTCGCATGGTGTATTTCGCGGCTGGCTTGAAGACACTATCGGGAAAATTGTAGTACCGGCGGCGGCACCTTTGCCAGATATTCTCGCCGCACTGAGAAATATACCGGGCTTACTCGCCACCTTAAATTACGACAATTTACTTGAGGCGGCCACCGGCTACAAGCCCGTTACTTGGGATCAATCGCATCAAGTGCAGAAGGTATTGAGGGGCGAAGCCTCGCAGTCTGTGCTTCACCTGCACGGCCATTATGAAGCGCCTGAGTCAGTAGTACTCGGCCAACTATCTTACGACAAGGTAAAAAATGATGCTCACGCATCAACCGTACTAAGATCCTTTGCCATCCAGCATACTCTGCTATTTGTGGGCTGCGGCGACACGGTTCTAGATCCAAATTTTAGCCGACTAATTGAATGGGCAAAAGACGCGTTAGCGGAAGTTGCGCCACAGCATTACATACTTTGCCGAAGTGCAGATACCTCCGGCTTTCAGGAAAAACTTCGCGCGGCGCCTTGGTTACAGCCACTCAGCTATGGAGATGCGTATGATGACCTTGCCCCGTTCTTACAAAGTCTATACAGCCTTACGACGGTCACTGCCTCGCCTATTTCGCCAAACGCACCTATCTCACCTGCACCTATACCGATCACAGATTACGACATTGCCACTACACCGGCAATCTGTAGTGAAAGAATTAAGACATCGACAGAGCTTTTCAATGGCACGACGCAAGTAGATCTTAGTACCTCCATAGAAAAATTAGAAAAAACTGAACTCAAAAAACCGACTGTTGACGCACTTTTCGATATTTACTCGCTCCCCGTTGAACCCTATTACGAGGTCCGTGATTTAGATGCTGTAATAGCGACTGCTACATTCGGGGCTCATTTATGGGTTAGTGGTGCAAGTGGTGTAGGTAAGACGGCAGCTTTACAGCGACTAGCGGTTACATCGGGATGGCGAGTAGAGCATGTAATTTTGGCGAGTTTTCAAAATTTAGACGCTTTAGCGTTGATAGCAGCGATATGTACGCAGCTTTATGAGCGTATAGGCATGCACGATATAATCGTTCCTCCTGTAGTCGATATAGTTAGCATACTGAATCATCTCGACAAAATCTACAGCACCATCAAAGATATTCAAACACTCTCGATCTTTGTAGAGGAAATACCGATTTCGCAGGGCGAAGAATATGCGCGTTTTCTTGAGCTTGTATACCATATCACGCTTTCCACCGGAAAAGCTAAGCACATTCGAGTGGTGTGGATGTTTTCTTCAATTGAAAACCCAGAAAAAAGTATAAATCCGAAATTAAAGCATTTTCGTGAAAGAATGCAGTTCATTCAAATTGAGAACTGGAAAGATATTGATATTCGCCGCCTTATTGTTAGAATTAAAAAATCTGGTCAAATAAAAATATCTCCCGAAAATTCAAAGGACTTGGTACTGGCAGCAAATGGAATCCCACGATTCGTTAAAATGGTTTTACGCCGAAGTCGAAACGAAGTTGCGAGTCGTAGGCCATTTTCCGCAGTAATAAATTCGGTTAAGAAAGACCTATAA
- a CDS encoding gamma-glutamylcyclotransferase gives MNSKPARLSADTIAVNQGMDKFDGHHRVWLFGYGSLIYKADFPYLERRAASISGWTRRFWQGSHDHRGTETAPGRVATIVPQDGAVCDGMAYLITPEVFGHLDHREKNGYLRLATDIHFDDGSHVEGLVYIATEHNQAFLGAASELEIAHHIARSAGPSGPNTEYLIKLAVALRELGKHDPHVFAIEEHLERLATEKS, from the coding sequence ATGAACAGCAAGCCAGCACGCCTCAGCGCCGACACCATCGCGGTCAACCAAGGGATGGACAAATTCGACGGCCACCACAGGGTCTGGCTGTTCGGCTACGGTTCGCTGATCTACAAGGCGGATTTTCCGTACCTTGAACGGCGCGCGGCCAGCATCAGCGGCTGGACCCGGCGCTTCTGGCAAGGTTCGCACGACCATCGCGGCACCGAAACGGCGCCGGGCCGGGTCGCCACCATCGTGCCGCAGGATGGCGCGGTCTGCGACGGCATGGCTTACCTGATCACGCCCGAAGTATTCGGCCACCTGGACCACCGCGAAAAAAACGGCTACCTGCGGCTGGCGACCGACATCCATTTCGACGACGGCAGCCACGTCGAAGGATTGGTGTATATCGCCACCGAGCACAATCAAGCGTTCCTCGGCGCGGCATCGGAACTGGAGATTGCGCACCACATCGCCAGGTCGGCCGGCCCCAGCGGCCCGAATACCGAATACCTGATCAAGCTGGCGGTGGCGCTGCGCGAACTGGGCAAGCACGATCCGCATGTGTTTGCCATTGAAGAACACCTGGAACGGCTGGCGACAGAAAAATCCTGA